TCCAAAACGACGGTACACCCTGTAACCGGAAGCATTTGAACAGGGACTTTTGTTCCAGGCCAGATGAACAGAATTACCAATAGGAGTGGCTGTGAGGTTTTCAGGCGGTGGCCCATTGACGAGGATATTCACTGTTTTCATGTCAATGAGTTTTACGGGCTGGCCATCATCAGTAACTTTGAAAAACACTTGGTAGGGTCGTTTCTGGACATGAAGACAGGCGGTTTGCCATGTAAATGTCGACTTCACATATCCTGTGGAATCAACAGGTTGGGGAAAATCAGCAGGATTATTTTCCATGACAATTGGACCACCTGTAGCTGTGAGTGTGATCACATCGTTGTTGATATCGGTAGCTATGACATCGAAGGATATCGTTGATCCGGCAGTGACACAAGTATCCTGTAATGGTTGAATGACAGGTGGATCATTGTTGCATGCGGCGATGTGGATTTGCATATCGCGGGTGATGGCGCTGATGCGAACGCCATGACGCCATTCCTCAATAAGCATAGCCAGGTTAAATTCGCCCTGCATGGTCGGATGATCCCATAGTATGTCTCCTGTCAAAGGATTAATGGTAAGTTCGCCGGGAGGATTATCAGGGTCAGCGACGTTGGGATACACAAAACCGGGTATCACTTCACCCTCAGCGCCCCTGCAGGGAATGAAACGGTAAGAAATACTATCACCGTCAATGTCATAAGCACCGGGATTATGGATGTAAGGTATACCTGTGCATCCATCATCCAAAGGCGGATTAAGTAAGACAGGTGAGTTGTCTGGACCAAGAAAGGGATTAATGACAAGGGTTGTCTGTATATAAAGCGGAACATTGACGGAATTGGGAATATTTATGATGCCATAGTTCCGGTTAGGATCTTCAAGAGATATGACATAGGCAGAATAGCCGCTGTAAGTATGCTGTCCGACATAAACATTGCGCCGGATGTCATTAGCGAGGTCTACTTTTTCAGTACGTGGCAGGATGCTTGATGTGCCATCGCCCCAGAGGATCTCAAGTTCAGGCCTGTCGGCAGGGCTCGGAGCAAAGGTATAGGTGAGTATCTTGAACTCATAGGTCAGTCCGCTGATATGCCGGAATGTGATCTCGCCCGACCGTTGATGTGTAGCTACGACAGATACAGAGCAAAGTAGAAATAGTATTACCGATAGAAATCGCCTCATCACAGCTTAATAACGGATAGACAGTATAAAAAGTTCACCCCCGCTTCCCAAATTCCATGTCAAACTTAAGCATTTTTTACAGCAAAAATTTGACCAAAATAAAAAAGGAAAAATTTCCTGAAAATCCTGAAAGGATTTAACATGAATAACCAAGCCAGAAAGGCTTGGTCACAAGCAATATACCACAGAACAGAACCCTGAAAGGGTTCAATATTTATAAACATTGATTTTACCATGGTATCTCAATTTCAGCTAATTTTGTAAGAGAGGCTGTCTCAAAAGTCCTTAGTGTCCCTTGGTGATTACCTTTGTGTCTCTTTGAGGTTAATCTAATTAATTGTACCACAAAGAGTCACAAAGCATACATAAAGTAACACAAAGTCAGAAAAACAATTTTCCAACACTTTTGCGACTGCCTCAATGTCCTGTTCGTTTTCCCGACGGGCGCCAACAAATTCGACTATGTATCAGGTTGACTTAGAAAAGGAGAAACATGAGATCATCAGGAGGTATCGGAACCTGCTGAGGGCCTGGCATCCGGCCAGCGGAACAAAAGATAAGACAATGATCCGCAAGGCACTGGACTTTGCCGTTGAAGCTCATAAGGATATGCGCCGCAAAACCGGTGAGCCCTATATCTATCATCCACTTGAAGTAGCCAGAATTGTCGCCGCTGAAATAGGCCTGGGCGAGACTTCCATCGTCTGCGCCCTGTTGCATGATGTGGTCGAAGATACTGACTATACCCTGTCGGATATTGAAATGATATTCGGTGAGAAAGTATCCAGGATCATCGACGGTCTGACTAAAATTAAAGGGATTTTTAACTCTCCGACGACCTCAGGGCAAGCCGAATATTTTAAAAAGATACTATTGACTCTTTCAGATGATGTGAGGGTTATATTGATCAAACTGGCCGACAGGCTCCATAACATGCGGACACTGGAAGCCTTGCCGCGTGAAAAACAACTGAAGATTGCTTCGGAAACGGCATTTCTTTTTGCTCCCCTGGCCCATCGGCTGGGCCTTTATGCCATCAAGAGCGAAATGGAAGATCTTGCCCTGAAATACACCGAGCCGGAGATTTACAGGACGATATCCGGGAAATTAAAAGAATCGGAGAAGGACAGAAATAAATTCATCGCGAAATTCATCCAACCTCTCCGGAAAGAGCTGGCACACCAGGATTTTAAGTTCGATATCGAAGGCCGTGTGAAGTCCATCTTTTCCATCTGGAAAAAAATGAAAGAAAAAGAGATCCCATTCGAAGAGGTGTTTGATATTTTTGCCTTGAGGATCATCATTGATGCCATTTTTGAAGCAGAGAAAGTGGACTGCTGGCGTGTATATACGATTGTGACGGAATCATACAGCCCCTTGCACAACCGTTTACGTGACTGGATTTCCACACCCAAAGCCAATGGATATGAATCGCTTCATACTACCGTCATGAGCCACACCGGCCGGTGGGTAGAGGTACAGATCAGGACGAAAAGAATGAATGAAATAGCAGAAAGGGGATATGCGGCTCACTGGAAATATAAAAATGCCAATTCAAATGTAACCGCTGTGGACCAGTGGCTGAACAAGATCACAGAATTACTCATGACACCCGAATCCAATGCACTCGACTTTCTTGATGAATTCAAGCTGAATCTTTTCACAGATGAGATTAATGTCTTTACTCCGAAAGGGGAACTGAGATCCTTACCTGTCGGCTCCACAGCCGTTGATTTTGCTTACGGTATTCATACCGATCTTGGTGATCAAAGCATCGGTGCCAAGGTTAATCATAAGCTTGTCGCCCTCAGCCACGTGCTGCGCAATGGCGATCAGGTGGAAATCATCACTTCCGGGAAGCAGAAACCGAAGGAAGACTGGCTTAACTTTGTGGTGACAGCCAAAGCCAGATCACGCATAAAGGAAGCCATAAAAGAAGATAAAAAGAAATATATCGACGAGGGCAAGGTGAAGCTGAGATCGTACCTGGAACAGCTGGATGTCGAATTTACAAATACCAACCTGTCGAGAATCCAGGGCTTCTTTAATATACATAGCGCCATTGATCTTTTTTATAAAGTCGCCAATAATGAGATAGGCCTTAAAGAGCTCAAAAACTGCTGCCAGGAGCATGACCGTGGCGGGTTGCTGGGCCTTATCACGCGGCCTTTCATCAAATCCAGACCCAATGAACCAAAATCCTTGTCAGAGGCCATTGCCGAACAGATCAGTAAAAAACCCGAGTCACTTGTCCTGAAGGAAGATATGGAGAGCATCACATATCGCATTGCTGAATGTTGCGATCCTATCCCGGGCGATGACGTGGTTGGATTCATGACTTCAGAGAAAAATGAAATAGAGATACACCGGACTAATTGCAGCGAAGCTATCCTTCTCATGACTAAATATGGTAACAGAATTGTTAAAGCGAAATGGCGCAGTAAGGAATCTATCGGATTTCTGACCGGCATAAAAATCATTGGCCTTGACAGAAAGGGACTGATCAATGAAATTACACAAATCATATCGGGAAAACTTGATTTGAACATCCGTTCATTCCACCTTGAAACCCATGAAGGCATGTGGAATGCATTAGTTATGCTTTATGTTCACAATACACAGAACCTTAATGATCTCATAAGGCAATTGAAAAACCTCGACTCGGTGAAGAAAGTCGTCCGTATTAACCGCATGGATGAAAAAGTCATTTAG
The nucleotide sequence above comes from Bacteroidota bacterium. Encoded proteins:
- a CDS encoding RelA/SpoT family protein, which produces MYQVDLEKEKHEIIRRYRNLLRAWHPASGTKDKTMIRKALDFAVEAHKDMRRKTGEPYIYHPLEVARIVAAEIGLGETSIVCALLHDVVEDTDYTLSDIEMIFGEKVSRIIDGLTKIKGIFNSPTTSGQAEYFKKILLTLSDDVRVILIKLADRLHNMRTLEALPREKQLKIASETAFLFAPLAHRLGLYAIKSEMEDLALKYTEPEIYRTISGKLKESEKDRNKFIAKFIQPLRKELAHQDFKFDIEGRVKSIFSIWKKMKEKEIPFEEVFDIFALRIIIDAIFEAEKVDCWRVYTIVTESYSPLHNRLRDWISTPKANGYESLHTTVMSHTGRWVEVQIRTKRMNEIAERGYAAHWKYKNANSNVTAVDQWLNKITELLMTPESNALDFLDEFKLNLFTDEINVFTPKGELRSLPVGSTAVDFAYGIHTDLGDQSIGAKVNHKLVALSHVLRNGDQVEIITSGKQKPKEDWLNFVVTAKARSRIKEAIKEDKKKYIDEGKVKLRSYLEQLDVEFTNTNLSRIQGFFNIHSAIDLFYKVANNEIGLKELKNCCQEHDRGGLLGLITRPFIKSRPNEPKSLSEAIAEQISKKPESLVLKEDMESITYRIAECCDPIPGDDVVGFMTSEKNEIEIHRTNCSEAILLMTKYGNRIVKAKWRSKESIGFLTGIKIIGLDRKGLINEITQIISGKLDLNIRSFHLETHEGMWNALVMLYVHNTQNLNDLIRQLKNLDSVKKVVRINRMDEKVI